TGCTCAACGGCCTGCCGACCAACCTGGGCTGGCGGGTCGCGTTCGGGCTGGGCGCGGTGCTCGGCGTGGTGATCCTGATCGTGCGCCGGCACGTCCCGGAGAGCCCACGCTGGCTGTTCATCCACGGCCGCGCCGACGAGGCGAACAAGCTGGTCGACTCGGTCGAGGCCGAGGTCGAGCGGGAGACCGGCAAGGACCTCGCCGAGGCCGACAGCTACATCGAGATCCGGCAGCGCAAGAGCACCAACTTCCTGGACATCGCGAAGACGCTCTTCGCCCGCTACCCGAAGCGGGCCGTGCTGGGCTTCTCGCTCTTCATCGGCCAGGCGTTCCTCTACAACGCGATCACCTTCGGCTTCGCCCAGATCCTGCAGACCTTCTTCGACGTCCCGCCGGGCAACAGCGGCTACTACTTCGCGGTGATCGCGGTCGGCAACCTGCTCGGCCCGCTGCTGCTGGGCCGGCTCTTCGACACCGTCGGCCGGGTGCCGATGATCGCCGGCTCGTACATCGGCTCCGGGGTGCTGCTGCTCGGCACCGCCTGGCTGTTCCACTCCGGCGTGCTCAGCGCGGTGACCATGACGGCCTGCTGGTGCGTGGTGCTCTTCTTCGCCTCGGCGGGCGCCAGCGCGGCCTACCTGACCGTCAGCGAGATCTTCCCGATGGAGACCCGGGCGATGGCCATCGCGTTCTTCTACGCGATCGGCACCGCCGCCGGTGGCATCACCGGCCCGCTGCTCTTCTCGAAGCTGGTCGGTAGCGGCAAGGTCGGCGACACCGTGCTGGCCTTCGTGATCGGTGCCAGCATCATGATCATCGGTGGCATCGTCGAGCTGGTGCTCGGCGTGAAGGCCGAGGGGAAGTCGCTGGAGGACCTGGCGACGCCGCTCAGCGCCGAGCACGGCGACATCCCGGCGCAGCGCGGCGGGTCCGGCACGCCGACCCCGGCCGCCACCACCGGCTGACCTTCGTCCCGTCCCGACGCCGCCCCCGCCCGCCCCGGCGGGGGCGGCGTCACCCTTTTCTCCGGTACGCCCACCGCCCGCCCCACCGGCTGCGCCGGCTCCCGGCCGCCCGGGTCGTCCGGTCAGGGCAGCGGGCAGGACTCCCGCCACGCGTCCAGGCTGCGGTCCTTGCGGATGGAGGCGAAGCCGTACCCGACGGTGGTGACGCAGAACGTGGCCGGGTCGCCGGTGTACTCGACGTGCAGCACCGGCTTGTGGGCGTCGGCGAAGGGCAGCAGCCGGGCGCACTCCCGCCGCCGTACGCACTCCTGGTTGACCGCGAAGTCGAAGTCCGGCGCGAGGGCGGCCACCTGCGGCACGGCGTCGACCAGACCGGGGGAGAGGCCGAGCGACCGGGCCAGCGTGGCCAGCCGGCGGTTGACCAGCAACTGGTCGTCGAAGGTGACCGGGAAGCCGGGGCGGTGGGCGTACCCGTCGGCGTCGCTGAGCGCCACCGCGCCGAAGCCCTTGCCCCGGCAGAGCCGGAACCGGTCGGCCAGCACCGGGGCGAGACTGTCCCACCGTCGTACGTCCAGCCAGCGGCTGCCCGGCCGGCCGGCGACCGGGGCGCCGCGTATCGCCACCGGCCAGCGGTTCGCGTCCGGGTCGGTCCCCGCGTACGTCCCGACGGGCACCTGGCAGACCAGCCGGCGGTGTCGGGCGCGGAGCGCGGCGGTCTCCGCGGTGGTGGTCGTCACCGGGTCGAGCAGGAAGACGTCCGCGTCGACGGTCACGTCGACCGGGCCGGTGAGCTGCCACTGCCAGCTCCGGACCGACCCGGCGGGCCAGGCGGTGGGCGTCGCGGGCTCGGCCCGGCAGGCGACCAGCGGGGTGAGCAGGACGAGCCCGAGCGCCACCGTCCGGCGCGCTCCGCGCCGGACGACCCGCGCCGGCCGGCCCGGCGGCACGGGCCACGGCAGCCGGTTCCGCATCGGCAGTTCTCCCGGGTCGCGGGCGGCCCCGTGGGCCGCCCGAGGAGGTACGCCCGTACCTCCCTCACCCGGTTGAACGACGACGCCGCCCCGGACGACGCGCGGTCAGCGCGGCGTGCCGAAGTCCTGCGTCCAGTACGGCCCGTTGCTCCGCGCCACGCCCACGCCGATCTGGGTGAACGAGCAGTTGAGGATGTTCGCCCGGTGACCGGGGCTGTTCATCCACGCGTCCATCACCGCGGCCGGGGTCTGCTGGTTCCAGGCGACGTTCTCGCCGTAGCCGCGCCAGGCGTAGCCGACCCGGTCGAGCCGCTGGCCGACGTCGCTGCCGTCGCTGCCGTCGTGCGACATGGTCCGGTGGTCGGCCTGGTCCTGGCTGTGCCGCTGGGCGGCGGTCATCAGCTTGCTGTTGACGCTCAGCGCCTTGCAGCCGGCCTTGGCCCGCTCGGCGTTGACCAGGTCGACGACCTTCTGCAGCTCGGCGGTGATGCCGGTGCCGGTGGAGGTGGTCTTCGCCTTGGTGGTGGTGCTCGGCGCGGAGCTGCGGGGCAGGTTGCGCGACGGCGCGGTGGTGCGGCTGGGCGCCGGCTTGACCGTCCGGCTGGGCGACGGGCTGGGCTTCGCGGCGCTCGGCGACGTGGTCGGCGAGGGGGCGGCCAGCGCGTCGGCCGGTGCCGACGAGGCGTCCGGGACGGCCGGGGCGGCGGCGACGGTGTCGTCCACGGTGGTGGTGTCGGAGCGCGGGTCGCTCCCCGGCAGCACCAGGGCACCCACGCCCAGGCTCACCACGAGGGTCGCCGCGGCGGCGGCCCCGCCGATCAGCAGTGGACGGGGGAAGCGCCGCCCGTTGCGGTGCCGCCCGTCGGCCGGCCCGTCCGCACCGGTGGCCCGTACGGCGGCCAGGTCCACCGGAGCGGTCCGGTCCTGCGCGGCCCGCTCGAAGGGCGCGACGGGGTAGGGCAGTTCACCGGTCCGGTCGTGCGCGGCCCGCTCGAAGGGCGCCACGGGGTAGGGCAGTTCACCGGTCCGGTCGTGCGCGGCCCGCTCGAAGGGCGCCACCGGGGGCGGCAGCTGCCCGGTCGGCTCCGACTGCCACCGGGGCGGCTCGGTGGGCTGCTGCGGCTCGTCCCCGAAGAGGTACGACGACCGCGGTTCCGGTCGGTCGGTGAGCCACGCCGGCGGTTGGTCGGTCGGGGGCTCGGGGCGCCGGGGAGCGCCGTCCGGGTCGATCGGGTCGGTCCAGCCGTACACGCCTGTCGCCTCCATGGGTGGGTTGCGGGCCGGGGTGACGCTACGGGTGGGCGGAGAGCTGCGGCAACGTGGCTAAGAAAGAGTTAAGGCGAAGTCGACTCGCGACGTGACCGCAACCACAATGCCGGGCGTACAGTAAAGGCGTCCGGACAGAGCGTGTCCGCGCCTTGTGGCAGCCCCCCGACAAGTGGTCAGGTCGACGTGGAGATGATCTACGGCCTGCGGGAACTTGACGAAGGAGGGGTTCTCGGCTCAATATATAGGTGTCGCCAGTCGCGCCCGGTCATGCCCGCATATCGTCGGGCATGAGAGCCGCGAACACCAGGGCGCGCGTTGGCCGGCCTTTCCGGCAGCGCATATCAAGGAGTCAGCATGGCGAAGGCCCTCTACGGCCACGTAGGTGCAGCGCCCGACCGGCGTCTGCTCGACGAGGTCACCCGACTGCGTGCCAGGGTTCAGGCACTGGAGTTCGAGATCACGCGTCTGCGTGCCGACAATGATCGGCTGGCGGCGGCTGCGGCGGAGGCGGACGACCTCCTCCGACTGGCCGAGCCCGCGCTGACCTGAACACCGGTTGTCAGAAAACTGAATCGCACCAACCAGGAAATCGCGCGCCGACACTGAAAGTGCCGGCGCGCAGCTCTGTCCGGACAATTCTCCGGTCCACATTTCCGATCTTGCGTGCCGGCCGGAAACAATGCGCCCGGCGGCGCGCCGCTAATTGCGATCTTGCCGCCCGCCGCCGATCCGCCGAACCGCGCGAGGTGGGTCGCGTACCGGGGTGTCGGCACTCCCGGGTTAGTCTGCGGGTTCACCAGGTCCGCGCAGCCGGCGACGGTACGGCGGCCACCGGACGAGGATCGAGAAGGTGCATCTCAAGAGCCTGACGGTGAAGGGCTTCAAGTCCTTCGCCTCCGCCACGACGCTGAAGCTGGAGCCGGGGATCACCTGCGTGGTGGGCCCGAACGGCTCCGGCAAGTCCAACGTCGTCGACGCCATCGCCTGGGTGCTCGGCGAGCAGGGCGCGAAGGCGCTGCGCGGCGGCAAGATGGAGGACGTCATCTTCGCCGGCACCGCCGGCCGGGCTCCGCTGGGCCGGGCCGAGGTCACCCTCACCATCGACAACACCGACGGCGCGCTGCCGATCGAGTACACCGAGGTCTCCATCACCCGCCGGATGTTCCGCTCCGGCGAGAGCGAGTACGAGATCAACGGTGACACCTGCCGGCTGCTGGACATCCAGGAGCTGCTGTCGGACTCCGGCATCGGCCGGGAGATGCACATCATCGTCGGGCAGGGCCGGCTCGACGGCATGCTGCACGCCAAGCCGGAGGACCGGCGGGCGTTCATCGAGGAGGCGGCCGGCGTCCTCAAGCACCGCAAGCGCAAGGAGAAGGCGCTGCGGAAGCTCGACGCGATGCAGACGAACCTCAACCGGCTGACCGACCTCACCGCCGAGCTGCGCCGCCAGCTCAAGCCGCTGGGCCGGCAGGCCGAGGTGGCCCGCCGGGCCGCCGCCATCCAGGCCAACCTGCGCGACGCCCGGCTCCGGCTGCTCGCCGACGACCTGCACACCCTGCGGACCACCCTGGACAAGGAGATCGCCGACGAGACCGCGCTGCGCGAGCGGCGCGAGGAGCTCGACGCCGAGCACGGCGAGGTGCAGTCCCGCCTCGGTGAGCTGGAGGCCGCCCTCGCCGAGGACGCGCCGCTGCTCGCCGCCGCCCAGGACACCTGGTACAAGCTCTCCGCCCTGTCGGAGCG
The Micromonospora sp. R77 DNA segment above includes these coding regions:
- a CDS encoding CAP domain-containing protein; this translates as MEATGVYGWTDPIDPDGAPRRPEPPTDQPPAWLTDRPEPRSSYLFGDEPQQPTEPPRWQSEPTGQLPPPVAPFERAAHDRTGELPYPVAPFERAAHDRTGELPYPVAPFERAAQDRTAPVDLAAVRATGADGPADGRHRNGRRFPRPLLIGGAAAAATLVVSLGVGALVLPGSDPRSDTTTVDDTVAAAPAVPDASSAPADALAAPSPTTSPSAAKPSPSPSRTVKPAPSRTTAPSRNLPRSSAPSTTTKAKTTSTGTGITAELQKVVDLVNAERAKAGCKALSVNSKLMTAAQRHSQDQADHRTMSHDGSDGSDVGQRLDRVGYAWRGYGENVAWNQQTPAAVMDAWMNSPGHRANILNCSFTQIGVGVARSNGPYWTQDFGTPR
- a CDS encoding MFS transporter, with translation MSTDVRTGTVRTNVPARLDRLPWSRWHWMIVIGLGTVWILDGLEVTIVGNLSGKLAEPGSGLAISQSQVTGLAAALYVAGACAGALFFGWLTDRFGRKKLFLLTLGLYLVATAMTALSFDTWWFFLFRFLTGMGIGGEYAAINSAIDELIPARHRGRIDIIINGTFWLGAAIGALLTVPLLNGLPTNLGWRVAFGLGAVLGVVILIVRRHVPESPRWLFIHGRADEANKLVDSVEAEVERETGKDLAEADSYIEIRQRKSTNFLDIAKTLFARYPKRAVLGFSLFIGQAFLYNAITFGFAQILQTFFDVPPGNSGYYFAVIAVGNLLGPLLLGRLFDTVGRVPMIAGSYIGSGVLLLGTAWLFHSGVLSAVTMTACWCVVLFFASAGASAAYLTVSEIFPMETRAMAIAFFYAIGTAAGGITGPLLFSKLVGSGKVGDTVLAFVIGASIMIIGGIVELVLGVKAEGKSLEDLATPLSAEHGDIPAQRGGSGTPTPAATTG
- a CDS encoding endo alpha-1,4 polygalactosaminidase translates to MRNRLPWPVPPGRPARVVRRGARRTVALGLVLLTPLVACRAEPATPTAWPAGSVRSWQWQLTGPVDVTVDADVFLLDPVTTTTAETAALRARHRRLVCQVPVGTYAGTDPDANRWPVAIRGAPVAGRPGSRWLDVRRWDSLAPVLADRFRLCRGKGFGAVALSDADGYAHRPGFPVTFDDQLLVNRRLATLARSLGLSPGLVDAVPQVAALAPDFDFAVNQECVRRRECARLLPFADAHKPVLHVEYTGDPATFCVTTVGYGFASIRKDRSLDAWRESCPLP